Genomic DNA from Microbacterium neungamense:
GAGCACGTCGTCGCCGTCGATCTGGACGACGTAGACCGGGACGGGCTCATAAGCGGGGAGGTTGAGGGGCTTGCCGGTGCAGAGGGAGAACGCCGAGCCGTGCGCCCAGCATTCCAGCGTCTTGCCCTCGACGAAGCCTTCGGACAGGGAGATGTCGCCGTGCGTGCAGGTGTCGCCGATCGCGTGGATCTCCCCGTCGGAGTCCTTCACGATCGCGATCGGCACGCCGTCGAGCTCGACGCGCAGCGGCGTGTCCTGCTCCAGCTCGCTGACGGAGCAGGCGCGCTGCGCGCTCACGCCGAGACCTCGCTGTGGTGCGCGACCACGGGCGTCTGCGCGAGCTCGGCCTCGATCGCGGCCAGCAGCTCCTCCTGCAGCGTCGGGATGCCGATGCGCTGGACGATGTCGGTGAGGAAGCCGAGCACGACCAGGCGGCGCGCCTCGTCCTCGGGGATGCCGCGGGCCTGCAGGTAGAACAGCTGCTCGTCGTCGAAACGACCGGTCGCGCTGGCGTGGCCGGCACCGAGGATGTCGCCGGTCTCGATCTCGAGGTTCGGGATGGAGTCGGCGCGCGCGCCCTCGGTGAGCACCAGGTTGCGGTTGGCCTCGTAGGAGTCGGTGCCGACGGCATCCGGCCCGATCAGCACGTCGCCGATCCACACGCTGTGCGCGCTCTCGCCCTGCAGCGCGCCCTTGTACAGCACGTCGCCGACGGTGTGCGGGCCCTTGTGGTGCAGGTACACCTGGCTCTCCAGGTGCTGCCCGGCGTCCGCGTAGGACAGGCCGTAGAGGCGGCCCTGGGCGCCGGCGCCGGCGAGCTCCACGTTCGGGTTGACGCGCACGATGCCGCCGCCGAAGCTGACCACGACGTGGGTGAGCTCGGCGTCGCGGTCCACGCGGGCCTGGTGCGCCGCGGCGTGCACGGCGTCGTCGTCCCACTGCTGCACGGACACGACGGTGAGCTTGGCGCCGTCGCGGACCAGGATCTCCACGTTCTGCGCGTACTGCGCCGATCCGCTGTGCCGCAGCAGCACGGTCGCTCGGCTGTTCGCGCCCGCCTCGATCACGAGGTGCGCGTCGGCGCGGCGCTCGGCGCCCTGGCCGGTGATCGCGACGACAACCGGCTCGTCGAGCTCCTCGTCGCGCGGGATGCTGATGTGCAGCGCCTCCTGCGCGCCCTGCCAGGCCACGGCCGAGACGACGTCCTCCGGACGGAAGAACTCTCCGCGCGGCGTGTCGCCGAAGGCGAGGCCGGCGCCGGCGAACCGCTCCGGCGTCACGGCGCAGCTGACGCCGTCGTTCACCTCGGCCGGCTGGAACAGCGGCTTCAGCTGCGCCACCGGCGTGTGCTTCCAGTTCACCTCGCGGCCGCTCGGCGCCCCGAAGTCGGCCGGGTCGAAGGAGTGCGGCCGCTCGGAGCGGGTCTGCACCGGCCGGAACGCGGCGTTCGCCGCCTTCGCCGCCGGGTCGATGTGCGCGTTCGTGTCCTGCGCCTGCTCAGGCGCCTGCGTCGGGGCCGTCATATCAGCCGACCGATCCTTCCATGCCCATCTCGATGAGCTTGTTCAGCTCCATCGCGTACTCCATCGGCAGCTCGCGCGCGATCGGCTCGATGAAGCCGCGCACGATCATCGCCATCGCCTCGTCCTCGGGAAGGCCGCGGGACTGCAGGTAGAACAGCTGCTCCTCGCTCACCTTGGAGACGGTGGCCTCGTGGCCCAGCTGCACGTCGTCCACGCGGATGTCGATGGCCGGGTAGGTGTCCGAACGCGACTTGGTGTCCACCAGGAGCGCGTCGCAGCGCACGGTGTTGGCGGAGTGGTGCGCGTTCGCGTCGACGCGGACCTCGCCGCGGTAGCCGGCGCGGCCGCCGCCGCGGGCGATCGACTTCGAGACGATCGACGACTGCGTGTACGGCGCCATGTGGATCATCTTCGCGCCGGCGTCCTGGTGCTGGCCGGGACCGGCGAAGGCGACCGACAGGGTCTCGCCCTTGGCGTGCTCGCCCATCAGGTAGATCGACGGGTACTTCATCGTCACCTTCGAGCCGATGTTGCCGTCGACCCACTCCATGGTCGCGCCCTCGTGGGCGACGGCGCGCTTGGTGACGAGGTTGTAGACGTTGTTCGACCAGTTCTGGATCGTCGTGTAGCGCACGCGGGCGTTCTTCTTCACGATGATCTCGACGACGGCCGAGTGCAGCGAGTCCGACTTGTAGATCGGGGCGGTGCAGCCCTCGATGTAGTGGACGTAGCTGTCCTCGTCGGCGATGATCAGGGTCCGCTCGAACTGGCCCATGTTCTCGGTGTTGATCCGGAAGTAGGCCTGCAGCGGGATCTCCACGTGCACGCCCTTCGGCACGTACACGAAGGAGCCGCCCGACCAGACGGCCGTGTTCAGCGCGGCGAACTTGTTGTCCCCCGGGGGGATCACGGTGCCGAAGTACTCCTCGAAGAACTCGGGGTGCTCGCGCAGCGCGGTGTCGGTGTCCATGAAGATGACGCCCTGCGCCTCCAGGTCCTCACGGATCTGGTGGTAGACGACCTCGGACTCGTACTGCGCGGCGACGCCGGCGACCAGGCGCTGGCGCTCGGCCTCGGGGATGCCGAGCCGCTCGTAGGTGTTCTTGATGTCCTCGGGGAGCTCCTCCCAGGACTGCGCCTGCTTCTCGGTGGAGCGGACGAAGTACTTGATGTTGTCGAAGTCGATCTCGCTGAGGTCGGCGCCCCAGGTCGGCATCGGCTTGCGTTCGAAGAGCTGCAGGCCCTTGAGACGGGTCTTCAGCATCCACTCCGGCTCGCTCTTGAGCGCGGAGATGTCACGCACGACCGCCTCGGAAAGGCCGCGGCGGGCGCTGGCGCCCGCGGCGTCGGGGTCGTGCCAGCCGAACTCGTACACCCCCAGACCTTCGAGCTCCGGGCGGTCGATCAGCACATCCGACATCACACACTCTCCTCTGCGGGCCGCAACGGTGTCATCCGCCCCGACACACCTGATCCCCGTCGAGTCTGCGGGAATCGGATGCCGCTGGTGGGCCCTGACCTTCGGCGCTCGCGTCGCGCCTAGACTGTTGACGATGCGCGTCGCATACCGCGCGTTCATCCCAACAATCCCGATTCTACAGGTTCCGCCTGGCTGAGGGGCCGCGTGCGTCCTCACCGCGCACCGGAGGACCCATGACCGAGACCACCGCGTCCGTCCCGGACGCCGCCACCACCCGCCCGGGGCACGCGCCGATCGGCCGCGCGCTGCGGATCTTCGCCTGGCTGTCCTTCCTCGCCGAGGTGACGATCATCGCCACGGGCGGCGCGGTGCGGCTGACAGGCTCGGGACTGGGCTGCTCGGAGTGGCCGCTGTGCACGCCCGAGTCTCTGGTCCCGGTCTACGAGGTGCAGGGCGTGCACGGGATGATCGAGTTCGGCAACCGCCTGATGACCGGGGTGGTGGGGCTGCTCGCGCTGGCCGTGCTTCTGCTGGTGTGGCGGATGCGGCGCGAGCGCCGCGACCTGTTCGCCCTCGCGCTGGTGGTGCTGCTCGGCGGCATCCTGCCGCAGGCGGTGGTCGGCGGCATCATCGTCTGGACGGGCCTGAACCCGTTCATCGTCGGTTTCCACTACGTCGCCTCGCTGCTGCTGGTGTGCGTCACGGCAGCGTTCCTGGTCCGGATGAACACCGCACCAGGCCCGCGCGAACGCGTCGTGCCGTCCTGGTTCGCCGCGCTCACCCACGTCACCGGCCTTGCGCTGGCCGTGACGATCGTGTTCGGCGTGCTCACCACCGGGAACGGCCCGCACTCGGGTGACGCGGACGTGATCCGCACCGGCTTCGACGCCACCGTGCTGGCGCACGTGCACTCCTGGCCGGGCTACATCCTCGCCGGGCTCGTCCTGGTGCTGCTGGCCGCCGCGCTGCGGCTGCGCCTGCCGGTGGCCCGCTGGCTCGTCGTCCTCGCCGCCGCGATCCTGGTGCAGATCCTCGTCGGGGTGTGGCAGGCGCGGGAGGGACTGCCACCGGTGCTGGTCGGCGTCCACATGGTGCTCGCGGCGCTGTCCGCCGCGGCGTACACGGTCGTGGTGCTGAACCTCAAGCGCCCGGTCGCTCCGGCCTGAGCATCAGGAGACCGGGCTTCGGGTCAGAGCGGCAGCAGCGGGTCGACCGCGACGGCGAGGAAGATCAGCGTCAGGTACGTGATCGAGGCGTGGAACACCCGCATCGGGCGCGCCTCGGTGCCGTGCACGGCGCGGTTGTAGAGGCGGTGCGACTCGTAGATGAACCAGCCGCCGACGACCAGGGCGGACACCGTGTACACGATGCCCATGCCGGCGACCGGGACAAGCAGCAGCGAGCAGGCGACCGTCGCCCAGGCGTAGAGGATGACCTGCAGGCCGACCTGGGGTGCGGAGCGGGTGACGCCCAGCATCGGCACGTCCACGTCGTCGTAGTCGTCCTTGTACTTCATCGACAGCGGCCAATAGTGCGGCGGCGTCCACAGGAACACCAGCACGAACAGCACCAGCGGCGGCCAGTCCAGCGACCCGGTCACGGCGCTCCAGCCGATCAGCACCGGGAAGCATCCGGCGATCCCGCCCCAGACGATGTTCTGCTCGGTGCGCCGCTTCAGGATCATCGTGTAGATCACGACGTAGAAGAAGATCGCCCCCGCCGACAGCGTCGCGGCCAGCCAGTTCGTGGTGAGCCACAGCCAGAGCGTGGAGACCACCGCGAGCACCCAGGAGAACACCAGGGCGCCCCGGGGCGAGACCTCGCCGGTGACCAGGGGCCGGTTCTCGGTGCGCTTCATGTGCACGTCGATGTCGCGGTCCAGGTACATGTTGAAGGACGCAGCGGATGCGGCGCTCATCGCCCCGCCGATCACGGTCGCCAGCACGAGCCACAGGTTCGGCAGGCCGCCCGCGGCGAGGAACATCACCGGGACGGTGGAGACGAGGAGCAGCTCGAGGACTCGCGGCTTGGTGAGGGCGATGTACCCGCGGATCTTCTGACCGATCGAGTGCCTCGCCTCGATGGTCTGCGACGTCGTGGTGATCGCGATCCCCTCCTCCTGCGCGCGCCCGGACACTCCTCTCAGTCTATGGCACCGGGCGTGTCGGACCGCGTTCCGGGGTCCTCCGATCCATGGCGAAATGCGGCGCTGCGACGGAGTCGACCCCGCTATGCTGAAACCCACTCGCGCGCCCGCGCTGTGCACCCCCCTCCGTGACGACGCGGATCCCGCGCATCGAATACGGGCGCCTTCGATTGCGTCAGAAGGAGCATGGCCGTGACGGAACTGCAATGGGATGAGATCGACCGGCGCGCTGTGGACACGGCGCGGGTGCTGGCGGCGGATGCGGTGGAGAAGGTCGGCAACGGCCACCCGGGCACCGCGATGAGCCTCGCACCGGCGGCCTACCTGCTGTACCAGCGGGTCATGCGCCACGACCCGGCGGACACCGACTGGCTGGGGCGGGACCGGTTCATCCTGTCGGCGGGGCACTCCTCGCTGACGCAGTACGTGCAGCTCTACCTGGGCGGTTTCGGCTTGGAGCTCGACGACCTGAAGGCGCTGCGGACGTGGGGCTCGAAGACCCCCGGTCACCCGGAGTACGGCCACACCAAGGGCGTGGAGATCACCACCGGCCCGCTCGGCCAGGGCCTGGCCTCGGCGGTCGGCTTCGCCTACGCCGCCCGCTACGAGCGCGGCCTGTTCGACCCGGACGCGGCGCCGGGTGAGAGCCCGTTCGACCACTTCGTGTACGTGATCGCCAGCGACGGCGACCTGCAGGAGGGCGTGACCAGCGAGGCGTCGTCCCTGGCCGGCCACCAGCAGCTCGGCAACCTCATCGCGATCTACGACTCGAACCAGATCTCGATCGAGGACGACACCGACGTCGCGTTCACCGAGGACGTCGCAGGGCGCTACGAGGCGTACGGCTGGCACGTGCAGACCGTGGACTGGAAGAAGTCCGGCGAGTACGTCGAGGACGTCGCCGAGCTGTACGCCGCGATCGAGGCGGCGAAGGCCGAGACCGACCGTCCGTCGCTGATCGTGCTGAAGACGATCATCGGGTGGCCCTCGCCCGGCAAGCAGAACACCGGCAAGATCCACGGCTCGGCGCTCGGCGCCGACGAGCTGGCCGCGACGAAGAAGGTGCTCGGCTTCGACCCGGAGCAGTCCTTCGTGGTGGCCGACGATGTGATCGCGCACACCCGCGCCCTGGCCGAGCGCGCCGCCGCGGCGCGCGCCGAGTGGCAGACCGCGTTCGACGCATGGGCGGAGGCGAACCCGGAGCGCAAGGCGCTGCTGGACCGTCTCGAGGCCGGCGAGCTGCCGGAGGGCATCGAGGACGCCCTGCCGGTGTTCGAGGCCGGCAAGGAGGTCTCCACGCGCGCCGCATCCGGTCAGGTGATCAACGCGCTGGCGGCGCAGCTTCCCGAGCTGTGGGGCGGATCGGCCGACCTCGCCGAGTCGAACCTGACCACGATCAAGGACGCCCCCTCGTTCATCCCCGCCCAGTGGTCCACGCACGAGTGGTCGGGCGACCCGTACGGCCGGGTGCTGCACTTCGGCATCCGTGAGCACGCGATGGGCGCGATCGTGAACGGCATCGTGCTGCACGGCCCGACCCGCGCGTTCGGCGGCACCTTCCTCATCTTCAGCGACTACATGCGCCCGTCGGTGCGCCTGGCCGCGCTGATGAACATCCCCTCGATCTTCGTGTGGACCCACGACTCCGTCGCCCTCGGCGAGGACGGCCCCACGCACCAGCCGATCGAGCAGCTGGCCTCGCTCCGCGCGATCCCGAACTTCACCGTGGTCCGCCCGGCGGATGCGAACGAGACCGCCGTGGTGTGGCTGGAGATGCTGCGCCGCCAGGCGGGCCCGGCCGGCATCGCCCTCACCCGGCAGAACATCCCGGTGTTCGAGCGCGGCGACGGCGACGCCGCCGGCGAGACCCTCGCCGCCGCCCGCAACGCCGCGAAGGGCGCGTACGTCCTCGCCGAGGCGCCGGGCGGCACGCCGGACGTGATCATCATCGCCACCGGCTCCGAGGTGCAGCTCGCCGTCGCCGCGCGCGAGACGCTCGCCGCCGAGGGCGTGAACGCGCGCGTCGTGTCCGCGCCGTCCCTGGAGTGGTTCGCCGAGCAGGACGAGAAGTACCGCGAGTCGGTGCTGCCGAGCGCGGTCACCGCCCGGGTGTCCGTCGAGGCCGGCTCCCCGCTCACCTGGCGCGGCATCGTCGGCGACCGCGGCCGCTCCGTCGGCATCGACCACTTCGGCGCCAGCGCCGACTACAAGACGCTGTTCCAGAAGTTCGGCGTCACCACGGAGGCCGTCGTCGAGGCCGCGCGCGAGACCATCGCAGCGAACGCCCCGCGCGAGACCACCACGGCGAACGCCGCCCACTGACCGAGAAGGAGCATCCCCCCATGAGCACTCCCACCGCACAGCTGGCGGCCGCCGGCGTCAGCATCTGGCTGGACGACCTGTCCCGCACCCGCATCGCCTCCGGCAACCTGCAGGAGCTGATCGACACCCGCAACGTCACCGGGGTGACCACGAACCCGACGATCTTCGCGAACGCGATCACCAACCCGGACGACACCTCCTACGACGCGCAGGTGCACGAGCTCGCCGCCTCCGGCGCCAGCGCCGTGGACGCCGTGTTCGCCGCGACGACGCAGGACGTCACCGCGGCGCTGGACGTGTTCCGCCCGGTCTGGGAGGCGACGAACCACGTCGACGGACGTGTGTCGATCGAGGTCTCCCCCGACCTCGCGCACGACACCGAGGGCACCATCGCCCAGGCCAAGGAGCTGTGGGACCGCATCGACCGCCCGAACCTGCTGGTGAAGATCCCGGCGACGAAGGCGGGCCTGCCCGCCATCGCGGCCTCCATCGGCGCCGGGGTGAGCGTGAACGTGACGCTGATCTTCAGCCTGGAGCGGTACGCCGAGGTGATCGACGCGTAC
This window encodes:
- a CDS encoding non-heme iron oxygenase ferredoxin subunit, producing the protein MSAQRACSVSELEQDTPLRVELDGVPIAIVKDSDGEIHAIGDTCTHGDISLSEGFVEGKTLECWAHGSAFSLCTGKPLNLPAYEPVPVYVVQIDGDDVLIDPTVIKEV
- the sufD gene encoding Fe-S cluster assembly protein SufD — translated: MTAPTQAPEQAQDTNAHIDPAAKAANAAFRPVQTRSERPHSFDPADFGAPSGREVNWKHTPVAQLKPLFQPAEVNDGVSCAVTPERFAGAGLAFGDTPRGEFFRPEDVVSAVAWQGAQEALHISIPRDEELDEPVVVAITGQGAERRADAHLVIEAGANSRATVLLRHSGSAQYAQNVEILVRDGAKLTVVSVQQWDDDAVHAAAHQARVDRDAELTHVVVSFGGGIVRVNPNVELAGAGAQGRLYGLSYADAGQHLESQVYLHHKGPHTVGDVLYKGALQGESAHSVWIGDVLIGPDAVGTDSYEANRNLVLTEGARADSIPNLEIETGDILGAGHASATGRFDDEQLFYLQARGIPEDEARRLVVLGFLTDIVQRIGIPTLQEELLAAIEAELAQTPVVAHHSEVSA
- the sufB gene encoding Fe-S cluster assembly protein SufB, encoding MSDVLIDRPELEGLGVYEFGWHDPDAAGASARRGLSEAVVRDISALKSEPEWMLKTRLKGLQLFERKPMPTWGADLSEIDFDNIKYFVRSTEKQAQSWEELPEDIKNTYERLGIPEAERQRLVAGVAAQYESEVVYHQIREDLEAQGVIFMDTDTALREHPEFFEEYFGTVIPPGDNKFAALNTAVWSGGSFVYVPKGVHVEIPLQAYFRINTENMGQFERTLIIADEDSYVHYIEGCTAPIYKSDSLHSAVVEIIVKKNARVRYTTIQNWSNNVYNLVTKRAVAHEGATMEWVDGNIGSKVTMKYPSIYLMGEHAKGETLSVAFAGPGQHQDAGAKMIHMAPYTQSSIVSKSIARGGGRAGYRGEVRVDANAHHSANTVRCDALLVDTKSRSDTYPAIDIRVDDVQLGHEATVSKVSEEQLFYLQSRGLPEDEAMAMIVRGFIEPIARELPMEYAMELNKLIEMGMEGSVG
- a CDS encoding COX15/CtaA family protein → MTETTASVPDAATTRPGHAPIGRALRIFAWLSFLAEVTIIATGGAVRLTGSGLGCSEWPLCTPESLVPVYEVQGVHGMIEFGNRLMTGVVGLLALAVLLLVWRMRRERRDLFALALVVLLGGILPQAVVGGIIVWTGLNPFIVGFHYVASLLLVCVTAAFLVRMNTAPGPRERVVPSWFAALTHVTGLALAVTIVFGVLTTGNGPHSGDADVIRTGFDATVLAHVHSWPGYILAGLVLVLLAAALRLRLPVARWLVVLAAAILVQILVGVWQAREGLPPVLVGVHMVLAALSAAAYTVVVLNLKRPVAPA
- a CDS encoding heme o synthase, translating into MTTTSQTIEARHSIGQKIRGYIALTKPRVLELLLVSTVPVMFLAAGGLPNLWLVLATVIGGAMSAASAASFNMYLDRDIDVHMKRTENRPLVTGEVSPRGALVFSWVLAVVSTLWLWLTTNWLAATLSAGAIFFYVVIYTMILKRRTEQNIVWGGIAGCFPVLIGWSAVTGSLDWPPLVLFVLVFLWTPPHYWPLSMKYKDDYDDVDVPMLGVTRSAPQVGLQVILYAWATVACSLLLVPVAGMGIVYTVSALVVGGWFIYESHRLYNRAVHGTEARPMRVFHASITYLTLIFLAVAVDPLLPL
- the tkt gene encoding transketolase — its product is MTELQWDEIDRRAVDTARVLAADAVEKVGNGHPGTAMSLAPAAYLLYQRVMRHDPADTDWLGRDRFILSAGHSSLTQYVQLYLGGFGLELDDLKALRTWGSKTPGHPEYGHTKGVEITTGPLGQGLASAVGFAYAARYERGLFDPDAAPGESPFDHFVYVIASDGDLQEGVTSEASSLAGHQQLGNLIAIYDSNQISIEDDTDVAFTEDVAGRYEAYGWHVQTVDWKKSGEYVEDVAELYAAIEAAKAETDRPSLIVLKTIIGWPSPGKQNTGKIHGSALGADELAATKKVLGFDPEQSFVVADDVIAHTRALAERAAAARAEWQTAFDAWAEANPERKALLDRLEAGELPEGIEDALPVFEAGKEVSTRAASGQVINALAAQLPELWGGSADLAESNLTTIKDAPSFIPAQWSTHEWSGDPYGRVLHFGIREHAMGAIVNGIVLHGPTRAFGGTFLIFSDYMRPSVRLAALMNIPSIFVWTHDSVALGEDGPTHQPIEQLASLRAIPNFTVVRPADANETAVVWLEMLRRQAGPAGIALTRQNIPVFERGDGDAAGETLAAARNAAKGAYVLAEAPGGTPDVIIIATGSEVQLAVAARETLAAEGVNARVVSAPSLEWFAEQDEKYRESVLPSAVTARVSVEAGSPLTWRGIVGDRGRSVGIDHFGASADYKTLFQKFGVTTEAVVEAARETIAANAPRETTTANAAH